The following proteins are co-located in the Pontiella desulfatans genome:
- a CDS encoding type IV pilus modification PilV family protein: MMRLRKSQKGRYGFSLIETMVASVVLVAVILGAASMIHHTTSGIYVEGGNRIVYDAVNELLEQARADGYFKLGGFSTNLVINGDNLPCQVDVIDLYNPVMTNLNMREVVVRTNYRGTDIMVRSLMSPEYGVWEGEL, encoded by the coding sequence ATGATGAGATTGCGGAAATCACAGAAGGGACGCTACGGATTTTCCCTGATTGAGACCATGGTGGCTTCCGTGGTTTTGGTGGCCGTGATTCTTGGTGCGGCTTCCATGATCCATCATACAACCAGCGGCATCTATGTTGAGGGTGGAAACCGCATCGTATACGATGCGGTGAATGAGCTGCTGGAGCAGGCCCGGGCGGATGGATATTTCAAGCTTGGGGGCTTCTCCACCAACCTGGTGATCAATGGCGACAACCTTCCATGTCAAGTAGACGTCATCGATTTGTACAATCCCGTCATGACCAACCTGAACATGCGCGAGGTGGTTGTCCGGACGAACTACAGGGGCACTGATATTATGGTGCGCTCCTTAATGTCGCCGGAATATGGGGTTTGGGAAGGAGAACTGTGA
- a CDS encoding DNA topoisomerase IV subunit A → MAEKKKDEELELFEEEAAETAEEVVEEAAPDVEDRKGFDPLHAEHGPLNKMVRQNFLEYATYVICDRAIPALEDGLKPVQRRIMHALKEKDDGRFIKVANIVGHTMQYHPHGDASIADALVTLANKRYLIEGQGNYGNLFTGDRAAASRYIECRLTPLARNELFNKELTEWIASYDGRNKEPVSLPCKLPLMLMLGADGIAVGLSTSILPHNFIELLEAQIEILREKKRTPVKLNLLPDFQTGGLMDVSEYNKGNGKVKLRAKIEMRKNNRLVITEVPHGTNTDSLTSSIEDAVKKKKVAVRQIDDFTAEKVEIELTLSPGASQEQTIQALYAFTKCETSVSSRLICLRENRPVEMTIDEVLRENTAQLLRILEGELELRKAKLLDDFHNKTLVQIFVENRIYKKIEQCKTYEAVFAAIYKGLEPFKDKLRRAIVDDDIEMLLGVRIKRISLFDIEKNRKDIEDILAELAEVEKNLGALNGYAIRYLKRLIKEYRGQYPRCTEAASFKEVEVRELTATELQIRRDENGYIGTNVKGDVILECSSLDKLLVIWTNGQYKVLQPPEKLFVDDSLERCEIFDREKQFTAVYTDSRITYMKRFQIGGAIMNREYYVSQGEKSKLQLLVDGTPEAVFVKYNKAKGQRIHQQRFNPADIAVKSVKSRGNRMTTKSIKYIGIEPGRWWDHDDEGAMPEGVLL, encoded by the coding sequence ATGGCTGAGAAGAAAAAAGACGAAGAACTGGAGCTGTTCGAGGAAGAAGCGGCGGAGACGGCCGAAGAGGTTGTTGAAGAGGCGGCACCCGATGTTGAGGACAGAAAAGGTTTCGATCCGCTGCATGCGGAACACGGCCCGCTTAACAAGATGGTGCGGCAGAACTTCCTGGAATATGCCACCTATGTGATCTGCGACCGCGCCATCCCGGCGCTCGAAGACGGGCTCAAGCCCGTACAGCGGCGCATCATGCATGCGCTTAAGGAAAAGGACGACGGCCGCTTCATCAAGGTCGCCAACATTGTCGGCCACACGATGCAGTACCACCCGCACGGCGACGCGTCGATCGCGGATGCGCTGGTGACGCTGGCGAACAAGCGCTACCTGATCGAAGGGCAGGGAAACTACGGCAACCTGTTCACCGGCGACCGTGCGGCCGCCTCGCGTTACATCGAATGCCGGCTGACCCCGCTGGCGCGCAACGAGCTCTTCAACAAGGAGCTGACGGAATGGATCGCCAGCTACGACGGCCGCAACAAGGAACCCGTCAGCCTGCCGTGCAAACTGCCGCTGATGCTGATGCTTGGCGCGGACGGCATTGCCGTCGGTCTTTCCACCAGCATCCTGCCGCACAACTTCATCGAACTGCTCGAAGCGCAGATTGAAATCCTGCGCGAAAAGAAGCGTACGCCCGTCAAACTCAACCTGCTGCCGGACTTCCAGACGGGCGGCCTGATGGATGTTTCGGAATACAACAAGGGCAACGGCAAGGTGAAGCTGCGCGCGAAGATCGAGATGCGCAAGAACAACCGCCTCGTCATCACCGAAGTGCCGCACGGCACCAACACCGATTCGCTGACCTCCTCCATCGAAGACGCCGTGAAAAAGAAAAAGGTGGCCGTGCGCCAGATCGACGACTTCACCGCCGAGAAGGTGGAGATCGAGCTGACGCTCTCGCCCGGAGCCTCGCAGGAGCAGACCATACAGGCGCTCTATGCCTTCACCAAATGCGAAACCTCCGTTTCGAGCCGCCTGATCTGCCTGCGCGAAAACCGGCCGGTCGAGATGACGATCGACGAAGTGCTACGCGAAAACACCGCGCAGTTGCTGCGCATCCTCGAAGGCGAGCTGGAACTGCGCAAGGCCAAGCTGCTCGACGATTTCCACAACAAGACCCTCGTGCAGATCTTCGTGGAAAACCGCATCTACAAAAAGATCGAGCAATGCAAGACCTACGAAGCCGTCTTCGCCGCCATCTACAAAGGGCTCGAACCCTTCAAGGACAAGCTCCGGCGCGCCATCGTTGACGACGACATCGAGATGCTGCTGGGCGTTCGCATCAAGCGCATCTCGCTGTTCGACATCGAGAAGAACCGCAAGGACATCGAGGACATCCTGGCCGAACTCGCCGAGGTGGAAAAGAACCTGGGTGCGCTTAATGGCTATGCCATCCGCTATCTCAAGCGGCTGATCAAGGAATACCGGGGCCAGTATCCGCGCTGCACCGAGGCCGCGAGCTTCAAGGAGGTGGAAGTCCGCGAGCTGACCGCCACCGAGCTGCAGATCCGGCGCGACGAAAACGGCTACATCGGCACCAACGTCAAGGGCGATGTGATCCTCGAATGCTCCTCGCTCGACAAGCTGTTGGTCATCTGGACGAACGGGCAATACAAGGTGCTCCAGCCACCGGAAAAACTGTTCGTCGACGACAGCCTGGAACGGTGCGAAATCTTCGACCGCGAAAAGCAGTTCACCGCCGTCTACACCGACTCGCGCATCACCTACATGAAACGGTTCCAGATTGGAGGCGCGATCATGAACCGCGAATACTATGTTTCGCAGGGCGAAAAATCGAAGTTGCAGTTGCTGGTCGACGGGACGCCGGAGGCGGTCTTCGTGAAATACAACAAAGCCAAGGGGCAGCGCATCCACCAGCAACGCTTCAACCCGGCCGACATCGCCGTCAAGAGCGTCAAGAGCCGCGGCAACCGGATGACGACCAAGAGCATCAAATACATCGGCATCGAGCCGGGCCGCTGGTGGGACCACGACGACGAAGGAGCCATGCCGGAGGGCGTGTTGCTGTAG
- a CDS encoding toprim domain-containing protein, translating to MAAKKKHEYTEDKIKTLSSLEHIRLRTGMYIGRTGNGAHYDDGIYILVKEVIDNGIDEFIMGHGDRIDVSIEEDMVTIRDFGRGIPLGKVVACVSEMNTGAKYNDDVFQFSVGLNGVGTKAVNALSTYFLVRSHREGEYVEAEFELGKLVREEKGKTSEPNGTFVAFSPDADIFKKFQFNPDHLARRLRFYAYLNASLKIWFNGELYHCKGGLLDLIRDESQYEKIYTPLHYCDKTLEIALTHTNRFSEEYYSFVNGQYTSDGGTHLSAFREGLLRGINDYANKKFSGDDVREGVLGAVAIRLKEPIFESQTKNKLGNSEIRSDIVAKVSQVVADLLHRSPDEAKKLITKIEETQKLRKELNSVKKLARERSKSVSIRIPQLKDCKNHFNREKQKHLETQIFITEGQSAAGSIVSCRDANNQAIYTLKGKPLNVCDLKRDALYKNVEIYNLMRGLNIEENLDNLRYNHVILATDADVDGLHIRNLMITFFLRFFESLVREGHLKILETPLFRVRNKKETIYCYSEEERVKAIDKIGRGAEITRFKGLGEISPKEFKDFISDDGMRLSQVNVEGDHSISEILSFYMGKNTPDRREFIMDNLVVDAEML from the coding sequence ATGGCCGCGAAAAAGAAACACGAATACACCGAGGACAAGATCAAGACGCTGTCGTCGCTGGAGCATATCCGGCTGCGTACGGGCATGTATATTGGCCGGACGGGCAATGGCGCGCACTATGACGATGGGATCTACATCCTCGTCAAGGAGGTGATCGATAACGGCATCGACGAGTTCATCATGGGCCACGGCGACCGGATCGATGTTTCGATCGAAGAGGACATGGTGACGATCCGCGACTTTGGGCGGGGCATCCCGCTGGGCAAGGTGGTGGCGTGTGTGTCGGAGATGAACACGGGCGCGAAATACAACGACGACGTGTTCCAGTTCAGCGTCGGCCTCAACGGGGTGGGCACCAAGGCGGTGAACGCGCTCTCTACCTATTTCCTCGTCCGTTCCCACCGCGAGGGCGAATATGTGGAGGCCGAGTTCGAGCTGGGCAAGCTGGTGCGCGAGGAAAAGGGCAAGACCTCCGAACCCAACGGCACCTTCGTGGCCTTTTCGCCCGACGCCGACATCTTCAAGAAGTTCCAGTTCAATCCCGACCATTTGGCGCGGCGCCTGCGGTTCTATGCCTACCTGAACGCCAGCCTGAAGATCTGGTTCAACGGCGAGCTCTACCACTGCAAGGGCGGCCTGCTCGACCTGATCCGCGACGAGAGCCAATACGAAAAGATCTACACGCCGCTGCACTATTGCGACAAGACGCTGGAAATTGCCCTCACCCACACCAACCGCTTTTCGGAGGAGTATTATTCCTTCGTCAACGGCCAATACACCTCCGACGGCGGCACCCACCTTTCGGCCTTCCGCGAAGGACTACTGCGCGGCATCAACGACTACGCCAACAAGAAGTTTTCCGGCGACGATGTGCGCGAAGGCGTGCTCGGCGCCGTGGCGATCCGCCTGAAGGAACCGATCTTCGAGAGCCAAACCAAGAACAAGCTCGGCAACTCGGAGATCCGCTCGGACATCGTGGCGAAGGTCTCGCAGGTGGTCGCCGACCTGTTGCACCGCAGCCCCGACGAAGCGAAGAAGCTGATTACGAAGATCGAGGAGACGCAGAAGCTGCGCAAGGAGCTCAACTCGGTCAAGAAGCTGGCGCGCGAGCGCTCCAAGTCGGTCTCGATCCGCATCCCGCAATTGAAGGACTGCAAGAACCACTTCAACCGCGAAAAGCAGAAGCACCTCGAAACGCAGATCTTCATCACCGAGGGCCAGTCGGCCGCCGGCTCGATCGTCAGTTGCCGCGATGCCAACAACCAGGCGATCTACACCCTCAAGGGCAAGCCGCTGAACGTTTGCGACCTCAAGCGCGACGCGCTCTACAAGAACGTGGAAATCTACAACCTGATGCGCGGCCTCAACATCGAGGAAAACCTCGACAACCTGCGCTACAACCACGTCATCCTCGCCACCGACGCCGACGTCGACGGCCTGCACATCCGCAACCTGATGATCACCTTCTTCCTGCGCTTCTTCGAATCGCTGGTGCGCGAGGGGCATCTGAAGATTCTCGAGACCCCGCTGTTCCGCGTGCGCAACAAGAAGGAGACGATCTATTGCTACTCCGAGGAGGAGCGGGTCAAGGCGATCGACAAGATCGGGCGCGGCGCGGAGATCACCCGGTTCAAGGGGCTCGGGGAAATTTCGCCGAAGGAGTTCAAGGATTTCATCAGCGACGATGGCATGCGGCTTTCGCAGGTCAATGTGGAAGGCGACCACTCCATCTCGGAGATCCTCTCCTTCTACATGGGGAAGAACACGCCCGACCGCCGCGAATTCATTATGGACAACCTCGTCGTCGACGCGGAGATGCTCTAA
- a CDS encoding sigma-70 family RNA polymerase sigma factor → MQDAVQIEALLRRFYANQGKLRGYVFSATRDYHATEDILQEVAIVVAKKASTYDTGRPALPWFMGIARNQIQRFYRSKGREAGHVSFELLEDFLPLFSSFDNEQISDRQVALKGCVEKLPAKQRRIMQLRYVEELDCSQISKTIGNSIQGIYALLKRMKTGLRKCVEFQLQQSEAQ, encoded by the coding sequence ATGCAGGATGCTGTACAAATTGAAGCCTTGTTGCGTCGGTTCTATGCGAACCAGGGCAAGTTGCGCGGCTATGTGTTTTCGGCCACGCGCGACTACCATGCCACGGAGGATATTCTCCAGGAGGTGGCAATCGTGGTGGCGAAGAAGGCTTCGACCTACGACACCGGGCGCCCGGCGCTGCCGTGGTTCATGGGAATCGCGCGCAACCAGATCCAGCGCTTCTACCGCTCGAAGGGCCGCGAGGCGGGCCATGTGAGCTTTGAGCTGCTCGAGGATTTCCTGCCGTTGTTCTCCTCCTTCGACAACGAGCAGATTTCCGACCGGCAGGTTGCGCTTAAGGGTTGCGTTGAAAAACTGCCGGCCAAGCAGCGCCGCATCATGCAGTTGCGTTATGTCGAGGAGCTGGACTGCTCGCAGATCTCGAAGACGATCGGCAACTCGATCCAGGGCATTTATGCCCTGCTCAAGCGCATGAAGACGGGGCTGCGCAAATGTGTTGAATTCCAGTTGCAGCAATCGGAGGCGCAATGA
- a CDS encoding FecR domain-containing protein, with translation MNRPDHQETMDLIAEYYLRDLSAPELERLQGLLEQDADVRSQFVEAGRDEWLLHHVHHMEAGKIINLNTRKSRTRRIRAIAAAAAIVATLGTVFYAQKATISEMIASKPSAPAIAKVSDLFVLDGQAISVVNDGHVRKLNSASKIRNGDRLVIPPGCQLAFQYLEEETEVQLKGGSLVHVTDRNGAKMIHLDKGRLFAEVAKQSPGQPMRVSTRDAEVVVLGTAFEVYADAITRLAVTHGKVRFNSLVSDQSVVVGPGSFADSSDGSIEASPFRISHLLPKEDLSLNQEKDKSVIAVDPQRKYEGFVTFDLGQVTGPILEARLRLRVVGWKSDYGGDGDVRLFRVDPGLKGLGERVEVAHFNGRVGKGKDLELDLETRLLDPGLNAFVLALDRGGNDFWFSSSQGVAPPMLELKVAEVE, from the coding sequence ATGAACCGGCCTGATCATCAAGAAACGATGGATTTGATTGCGGAATACTATCTGCGCGATCTTTCCGCCCCGGAGCTGGAGCGGTTGCAGGGGCTGCTGGAACAGGATGCCGATGTCCGCAGTCAATTTGTCGAAGCCGGGCGCGACGAATGGCTGTTGCACCATGTGCACCATATGGAAGCCGGCAAAATCATTAATCTGAACACCCGCAAAAGCCGCACCCGCCGGATTCGCGCCATTGCCGCGGCGGCGGCGATCGTTGCCACGTTGGGCACGGTCTTCTATGCCCAGAAGGCGACCATTTCCGAGATGATCGCCTCCAAGCCGTCGGCCCCGGCCATTGCCAAGGTCTCGGATCTCTTTGTGCTGGACGGGCAGGCGATTTCGGTGGTGAACGACGGGCATGTGCGAAAGCTCAATTCCGCATCGAAAATCCGCAACGGCGACCGTTTGGTTATCCCGCCGGGCTGCCAGTTGGCATTCCAGTATTTGGAGGAGGAGACCGAAGTCCAGCTCAAGGGCGGTTCGCTGGTGCACGTTACCGACCGCAACGGGGCCAAGATGATCCATCTGGACAAGGGGCGCCTGTTTGCCGAAGTGGCGAAGCAATCCCCGGGGCAGCCGATGCGCGTCAGCACCCGCGATGCCGAAGTCGTGGTGCTCGGCACCGCCTTCGAGGTCTATGCCGATGCCATTACCCGCCTGGCGGTGACCCATGGCAAGGTCCGCTTCAACTCGCTGGTTAGCGACCAAAGTGTGGTCGTGGGGCCCGGATCCTTTGCCGACTCGTCCGACGGTTCAATCGAAGCGAGCCCGTTCCGCATTTCGCATCTGCTGCCCAAGGAAGATCTTTCGCTCAACCAGGAGAAGGACAAATCCGTTATCGCGGTCGATCCCCAGCGCAAGTACGAGGGTTTCGTTACATTTGACCTAGGCCAGGTGACGGGCCCAATCCTCGAAGCCCGGCTACGCTTGCGCGTGGTCGGTTGGAAAAGTGATTATGGTGGCGATGGCGATGTCCGCCTCTTCCGCGTGGATCCGGGCTTGAAAGGGCTGGGCGAGCGGGTGGAGGTGGCCCATTTCAACGGGCGCGTCGGCAAGGGCAAAGACCTTGAACTCGATCTCGAAACCCGTCTGCTGGATCCCGGCTTGAATGCGTTTGTTTTGGCGCTCGACCGGGGCGGCAACGATTTCTGGTTCAGTTCCAGCCAAGGCGTTGCGCCGCCGATGCTGGAACTGAAGGTCGCGGAAGTCGAATAA